From one Brevibacterium sp. 'Marine' genomic stretch:
- a CDS encoding class F sortase, with protein sequence MNGKQARTGRGRIAWTAAALALLAIAAVLITAGLLTDHSPPQPDADSAAEQSESRTTPSADAQPTDPSTPRTEQSSDGDQQAGMEASAPTRLRIPAIDVDTSLMDLGLTADDELEVPPLGKDAPAGWYKRSPTPGEVGPSLIVGHVDSASEGPAVFYRLGALEPGDTVSVTREDGSEAEFTIDDVTDYGKDSFPDYRVYGNTEDPEIRLITCGGEFDDDTGHYEDNIVVTGHLSDGG encoded by the coding sequence ATGAACGGCAAGCAGGCCAGGACCGGCCGCGGCAGAATCGCATGGACCGCGGCGGCCCTGGCCCTGCTTGCCATCGCTGCCGTGCTCATCACCGCCGGTCTTCTCACCGACCACTCACCACCCCAACCCGATGCCGACTCCGCTGCTGAACAGTCCGAGTCGCGCACGACACCGTCGGCCGATGCACAGCCGACGGATCCCTCGACTCCCCGGACCGAACAGAGCAGCGACGGCGATCAGCAAGCCGGTATGGAGGCCTCGGCCCCCACCCGGCTGCGGATCCCGGCGATCGACGTCGACACCAGCCTCATGGACTTGGGGCTGACCGCCGACGACGAGCTCGAAGTCCCACCCCTGGGCAAGGACGCGCCCGCCGGCTGGTACAAGCGTTCACCCACCCCCGGCGAGGTGGGGCCTTCCCTCATCGTCGGACACGTCGACTCCGCCTCGGAGGGACCTGCAGTGTTCTACCGCCTCGGTGCACTCGAGCCCGGAGACACCGTGTCGGTCACCCGGGAAGACGGCTCCGAAGCCGAGTTCACCATCGACGACGTCACCGACTACGGCAAGGACTCGTTCCCCGACTACCGGGTCTACGGCAACACCGAGGACCCCGAGATCCGCCTGATCACCTGCGGCGGGGAGTTCGACGACGACACCGGTCACTATGAGGACAACATCGTCGTCACCGGCCACCTCAGCGACGGCGGGTGA
- a CDS encoding DUF4396 domain-containing protein: MEWLEVLAWTSLAVSAGQAVTISIDITRHRQSMMPIMNLVWPLIGLFFPLVGIWAYFTLGRSHHESTDATDSHDQGKPFWQSVFVSTTHCSAGCSLGDMIGAPLVFLTGFVIAGSSLLTDYVVEFALAYIFGIAFQYFGMGFTKHDSPKDALKNAIKADTLSLVAFEVGMFGWMALVSLVFFSSPPEPDSPVFWLMMQIAMMLGFLTSFPANWVLVRKGVKHAM; the protein is encoded by the coding sequence ATGGAATGGCTTGAAGTGCTCGCCTGGACTTCCCTCGCCGTCAGCGCTGGCCAGGCAGTGACGATCAGCATCGACATCACGCGCCACCGGCAGTCGATGATGCCGATCATGAACCTCGTCTGGCCGCTCATCGGCCTTTTCTTCCCTCTCGTCGGCATCTGGGCGTACTTCACACTGGGACGGTCGCACCACGAATCAACGGATGCCACGGACTCCCACGATCAGGGCAAGCCGTTCTGGCAGAGCGTGTTCGTCTCTACAACTCACTGCAGTGCCGGCTGCTCACTCGGCGATATGATCGGTGCACCCTTGGTCTTCCTCACCGGCTTCGTCATCGCCGGTTCGAGCCTGCTCACCGACTACGTCGTTGAGTTCGCACTGGCATACATCTTCGGCATCGCCTTCCAGTACTTCGGGATGGGGTTCACCAAACACGACAGCCCCAAGGACGCCCTGAAGAATGCCATCAAGGCAGACACACTCTCGCTGGTCGCATTCGAAGTCGGCATGTTCGGCTGGATGGCACTGGTGTCTCTGGTCTTCTTCTCCTCGCCGCCAGAACCCGATTCACCGGTCTTCTGGCTGATGATGCAGATTGCGATGATGCTGGGCTTCCTCACGAGTTTTCCGGCGAACTGGGTGTTGGTCAGGAAGGGCGTCAAACATGCCATGTAG